One genomic window of Hemiscyllium ocellatum isolate sHemOce1 chromosome 25, sHemOce1.pat.X.cur, whole genome shotgun sequence includes the following:
- the LOC132827782 gene encoding uncharacterized protein LOC132827782, with protein sequence MSAAAVVRPLDVNLCETTKWVDDIESDIELVVDNECCNDFCKLKPGGNYLSLVTEKVQLHSGKTVELQKNVLMTIGGLDYTIYWGRHDLLKGWQEFYLPQRMDMVVLGVIESYPCLAPGLQLVILAGNDGSVFAYEEEMLHKIATNLKMLFNEGPVFPGTEKYEYGKDFLPKSNEKYMEALKKAKLEKVSQGTKDFISKNAAEMKKLIDGLDFKKDDFPTTLK encoded by the exons ATGAGTGCTGCTGCTGTTGTGAGGCCACTTGATGTAAATTTGTGTGAAACAACAAAATG GGTGGACGACATTGAAAGTGACATAGAGCTGGTAGTGGATAACGAATGTTGTAATGATTTCTGCAAACTGAAACCAG GTGGAAACTATTTATCACTGGTAACAGAGAAAGTGCAACTTCACAGTGGAAAAACTGTGGAATTGCAAAAGAATGTCCTAATGACAATTGGGGGCCTGGATTATACAATTTACTGGGGAAGGCATGACCTGCTTAAAGGCTGGCAAGAGTTCTACTTGCCCCAAAGAATGGATATGGTGGTTCTGGGTGTGATTGAAAGTTATCCGTGCCTGGCACCAGGGCTTCAGCTTGTCATTCTCGCTGGAAATGATGGGTCAGTATTTGCCTATGAAGAAGAGATGTTGCACAAAATTGCCACCAATTTGAAAATGCTGTTTAATGAAGGTCCAGTGTTTCCTGGAACTGAAAAGTATGAATATGGAAAAGATTTCTTACCAAAG AGTAATGAAAAATATATGGAAGCCCTCAAAAAAGCAAAGTTGGAAAAGGTATCCCAAGGTACGAAGGATTTCATCAGTAAAAACGCAGCTGAAATGAAGAAGCTGATTGATGGCTTGGATTTTAAGAAAGATGATTTCCCCACGACTCTGAAATGA